The following nucleotide sequence is from Flavobacteriales bacterium.
GGGTTTGGATGTGGCATTGGTGCAAAAATTTCAAAAGCAAACCATTCAGCCATACACTTTAAATTCAGGTATTGTGCCTGTTGCAACCTCAAACTTAGGCAATAACACCATTGTTGTTACACTGAGTACTGTTTTCTAAAAATCATATAAGAAATAAAAATTTGTTTTTCAGCATCAATCAATTTGATTTATAAATATTTCATTCTTTCTTTGTGACAAAAGAGTAAACAATGTCACGAATCTCGAACCTGTCACTTATACAGCTTCAATACCTAATTGCACTTGACGAGCATCGGCACTTTATCAAAGCAGCCGATGCTTGTTTTGTTACCCAACCCACCTTGAGTATGCAAATTAAAAAATTAGAAAATGAGCTGGAGGTGCTACTTTTTGACCGAAGTAAACAGCCTATCATACCCACAGATGTTGGGCAACTTGTGATTGAACAAGCTAAAAGGGTAATAAACGAAACCAAAAAAATCGATAATATTTTATTGGAATATAAAGGTTCGGTTTCGGGAGAGTTGGCCGTGGGCATAATTCCCACTATTTCCAATTATCTTATGCCCTACCTCATAAGTAAAATAAGTAAACAGTATCCAGACCTGCGGCTACACGTAAGAGAATTGATGACCGATGAAATTTTAAATCTTTTGCAAAAAGACCATTTAGACGTGGGTGTTGTTGCCACTCCATTAGAAATAGAGGGTATGATAGAAAAACCCATTTTTTACGAAAAATTTTGTGTTTACTTAAATCCTAAGCACCCTGCCTACAATCAACCTTTTGTTGCTGTTGAAGATTTATTAAAAGATAAATTATGGCTGCTTAGCGAAGGAAACTGTTTTAGAAACCAAACCATAAACCTTTGTTCACTCAAAAATCTTTCGCCACAAATGAGTGCCTTCAATTATGAAAGTGGCTCAATAGAAACCTTAATCCGAATTGTGAACTTAGAAGGAGGTGCAACCGTTATTCCAGAATGGTCATCAATTGAACTTACTGCCAATGAAAAGCGAAACGTAAGAAACGTAAAAGATGGAGACCATGTGCGTGAGGTAAGCCTTATCTATACCCGAAATTTTGCAAAGTCTAAATTGTCGGAGGCTTTTTACAAAACCCTGCAACTATGCGTTCCAGCTCCACTAAAAGAAAACAGCTCTACGCATGTTGTAAAACTTACATAACCAAACGGCGAAAATTATTCTGCATTTGGTTTTAAAAAAAAATGTAACTTGCGTCCCCTTTTTAGTAGTAGTATTTTGAAGAAACTAATTTTCCTTTCAATTTTAGGTAGCCTCGTATGGGGTGGATGTGCAAACTTTGACGCTCGCACCCAATTTATAGCCACATTTGTCAATCGATTTGTTTTGGATTCAACCAACACCAGCATATCAACAGATCTTGAGGCCTTTTCTGACACTTTGATTACTGATTTTGAAGGATTGATTGAAGACCATAGTTCGTCTTATAACAAACTTGAGAGTTCAACAATGGAGAGTCTGGCACTTGAAATAGACGGATTAAAATCAGCTTCCACTGCCAACTTTGATTTTTTGAAGAATTTTGAAATATACATCAAAGGAAAAGATATGGACGAATTTCTTTTGGGTGGAGCAGACTCGGTTCCCTTGGGTGCAAGATATTTTGAATTTCGACCTGAAGATGCAGCCAAAGACTATACTGATTTGTTAAAAGGAAATGAATTTACGTGCCGCATGACTTACCAAACAAATAGTCGGATTTTGACAGATTCTGCCGTTGTTGTTAAGGTAGTTCCAAAATACCGTATGGATACCAAAAAATTTGGAATTTAAATTCGATAAAGCAGAAATAATCCTCCTAACGGATAAAACGTATTTGAAATTTCGGTTGTTTTAATTTTTCCGGAACTTTCTTGCTCAAACAAACTGGGGTTAAAAGAACTTGACTGCCTTGTATAATTAAACACATCGCTATTTGTGGTTTGATTTTTCCATTTGGCCATCAAATCTATGCCACATTTAAACCTTTCGTTCAAATCATACTCCACACCCAAAACAAAGTCTAACCCGTATTGATAAGCTTTGCTTTTGGTTTTGTTTTTTGTATAGATAAAGGTGGTATTGTTATTTCCAAAATCAAAAGCCACGTCCATATTTAGCTCACTGCGATTGTAATTTTGACCCCAAAATGGCTCAATGCCACCATAAACGCGAAAATTTTCAAAAACGTTTTGATGCCTCAAATAGGCAAACTTTACCGTATAATTTCTCCGCTCATACGGGCTGTTTGAAATGGTTGTATCAACCGACCTACCGCTAAAATTTGAATTTGGCTGGTGCGAACTTCGGCTAATTTCTCCCGACAACGTGTTGTACCCGAATTGTAGCCGCATATTGCTCTTTTCTGCCATTCTTGAAAAAACCAAGGTCGGCTCGTTTCCATTTTGTCTAAATAGCATGTCGGCTGCATTAAACCCAAGATAATATTTTGAGGATTCCTGAGCTTTTGCCAACAAAGCAAGACATACCAATACAACAAATGGAATCAGCTTTTTCATTTACCGTTTACATTAAACCCGATACCTTTTCTCTTATTTTCCTTTATTTCTTCAGCAAGTTTAAGCATGTTCAAATCATCAACCGTAATGGTTCCAACCATTTTTTTGGTTCGTTTTGACGATGCAATCCCGCTCATTCTGAGGTGTTGATTTCGCACAGCTTCTTCTATTACTTTTCTGACAGCTCGGCCATTTCCAAAGTATTTGTCGCGGCTTGCATACATAACCTCCATCATTTCTTTCAACAAATTATCGGCGGCTTCGTCTGGTTTCAAGTTATGCTCAGCCAGCTGATTTACGGCTATCAAATGTAAATCGGCAGGCTCAAAATCTTCGAACAAGAATGTTCTGTCAAATCTCGACTTTAAACCAGGGTTCGACTCCAAAAATCGCCTCATATTTTCCGTATATCCGGCTGCTATCACAATAAAATTACCTCTAAAGTCTTCCATACGCTTTAAGATAATTTCGATGGCTTCTTTGCCGTAGTCGCTATTTCCACCCTCAGTCAAAGAATATGCCTCGTCAATAAACAGCACACCACCCATAGCACGGTCTATAACTTCGCCTGTTTTAATGGCAGTTTGCCCAACGTATCCTCCAACCAAAGATTGTCTATCGCACTCTACCAAATTACCTCTTTCAATAATACCCAAGGCCTTATATATCTGAGTCAGAATGCGGGCAACAGTGGTTTTTCCTGTACCAGGATTTCCGGTAAAAACGGCATGAAGCGAAAATGCTTTTCTATAATCCTTGCCTGTTTCTTTATAAAACCGAACCAGTTTTATCAGGTCATTTATATCATTTTTCACCTTTTGCAGACCCATCATTCGGTGAAGTTTATCTACCGATTCGCGAAGTAAATCTTCGTCTATCGGAATATCAGGAATAGCTTCTTGTTTTGACAAGCTGAGGTTTTCAATCTCTTTATCGGTAATGATTGACAAGTCTTCCATGCTCAACTTTTCCGGGTTTTTGGCCTCCATTATCCGAATACCCAAATTGATTTTACATTCTTCAACCAATGAATTGACCAAACGGGCATTTCCAAAAAATTTGTCTCTGTCACGATAGGCATCAACCAATTTTTTATAGAACAAATCTTTGGCAGATTTACTAAACTTTATGCCTCGCTTTTCTGCGGCCAACTCAGCAATGGTCATCAGCTCTTGAGGGATATAATCTGCAAAATCAAAGGTTTGATTGAATCTTGATTTTAGACCTGGGTTGGAGTTTAAAAAAGTATCCATTTCGTCAGGATACCCCGCCACAATAACCGCCATATCCGGCTCAGCAGTCATTTCTTTTATTAAAATTTCGATGGCTTCTTTTCCAAAATCTTTCGCATCGTCATCTTTTCTGGCCAAAGAATATGCCTCGTCTATAAATAAGATTCCACCTTTGGCTTTTTTTATAGCAGCCTTTGTTTTTGGGGCGGTCTGACCAATGAATTCGGCCACCAAATCGGCCCTATCTACTTCGTGCACATGCCCTTTGCTGAGCAGGCCAAGTCTTTTATAAATTTTCCCTAGTTTACGTGCCACGGTGGTTTTACCCGTTCCCGGATTACCCCTAAAAACTGTATGCAGATTAATTGGTTCGTTATCCTCTATGCCTTTATTTTTTCTTAAAGCAATAAATTGAAGGTAGTGGCTGTATTCTTTTATTCGTTCCTTTACCTCGGTCAGCCCAATTAAATCATCCAGTTCAGACAAAATATCGTCTTGATTGAGGGCATTTGAAGAAATGGCTCGCGTGGTAGCAGGTGCATCAAAATTGGTTTCTGTATGCTCACGCTCCACCCTCAACACCTCAAAATCTCCTTTGTCAGCTTCTACATAATCATCGCCGATATTAAAGTTTTTGCTGGCCAAAAGTTTATCTTGAAAAAGCACATCCACATAGTAGCCACCTTTGCTCCATGTGCCAATTATATCTGCCCCCCAACCCACTGTGAGCAAAAAATTTGGCTCGCCCGGATAAACAAAAAACAGTTTTGTTACAGAACCTTTGAGCAAATTGGCACTTGTTCTAAAATTAAATGTCAGCTCGCAGGTCCAATATTTTACATTATTTATCAGGTTTTCGGCACTAAACTCTACCCAAACATATCTTGTAAACTGATGATTGAATGTATGGTAATATCGTCTGTTTTCGGGCTGCACATTGGCATCTGGTCCTTCGTAAAATTTTATACCATTTATTTTGAAGTAGGGCTGACCAAGACCAGAAACAACTCCATAGTTTTGCACGTAAAACGCCTTTTCGGCTACCAACTCGCCATCTATCCAAGCTTCCCATTTGTAGGTACCTTCGGTCCAAAACCCACCTGCATTTCGCGTACCCCATCCTTCTCTGATAAAAAGTTTTTGAGCATTAAACG
It contains:
- a CDS encoding LysR family transcriptional regulator → MSRISNLSLIQLQYLIALDEHRHFIKAADACFVTQPTLSMQIKKLENELEVLLFDRSKQPIIPTDVGQLVIEQAKRVINETKKIDNILLEYKGSVSGELAVGIIPTISNYLMPYLISKISKQYPDLRLHVRELMTDEILNLLQKDHLDVGVVATPLEIEGMIEKPIFYEKFCVYLNPKHPAYNQPFVAVEDLLKDKLWLLSEGNCFRNQTINLCSLKNLSPQMSAFNYESGSIETLIRIVNLEGGATVIPEWSSIELTANEKRNVRNVKDGDHVREVSLIYTRNFAKSKLSEAFYKTLQLCVPAPLKENSSTHVVKLT
- a CDS encoding AAA family ATPase, whose product is MAGSDLKNYQFVEIKTYGSTEWLADNKKKYRSVFDKAEVGYVYCEFSFINLKYKQNDWPLKLSLKCVDENKKEICNLNCDRTVSFNAQKLFIREGWGTRNAGGFWTEGTYKWEAWIDGELVAEKAFYVQNYGVVSGLGQPYFKINGIKFYEGPDANVQPENRRYYHTFNHQFTRYVWVEFSAENLINNVKYWTCELTFNFRTSANLLKGSVTKLFFVYPGEPNFLLTVGWGADIIGTWSKGGYYVDVLFQDKLLASKNFNIGDDYVEADKGDFEVLRVEREHTETNFDAPATTRAISSNALNQDDILSELDDLIGLTEVKERIKEYSHYLQFIALRKNKGIEDNEPINLHTVFRGNPGTGKTTVARKLGKIYKRLGLLSKGHVHEVDRADLVAEFIGQTAPKTKAAIKKAKGGILFIDEAYSLARKDDDAKDFGKEAIEILIKEMTAEPDMAVIVAGYPDEMDTFLNSNPGLKSRFNQTFDFADYIPQELMTIAELAAEKRGIKFSKSAKDLFYKKLVDAYRDRDKFFGNARLVNSLVEECKINLGIRIMEAKNPEKLSMEDLSIITDKEIENLSLSKQEAIPDIPIDEDLLRESVDKLHRMMGLQKVKNDINDLIKLVRFYKETGKDYRKAFSLHAVFTGNPGTGKTTVARILTQIYKALGIIERGNLVECDRQSLVGGYVGQTAIKTGEVIDRAMGGVLFIDEAYSLTEGGNSDYGKEAIEIILKRMEDFRGNFIVIAAGYTENMRRFLESNPGLKSRFDRTFLFEDFEPADLHLIAVNQLAEHNLKPDEAADNLLKEMMEVMYASRDKYFGNGRAVRKVIEEAVRNQHLRMSGIASSKRTKKMVGTITVDDLNMLKLAEEIKENKRKGIGFNVNGK